A genomic stretch from Desulfohalobium retbaense DSM 5692 includes:
- a CDS encoding phosphoribosylanthranilate isomerase — translation MADTLLIKVCGLKRQQDVELCGALGVDMVGFIFHEPSLRSIRPEQVAELPRGRFLRVGVVVRQRTAAITDIMHRAELDLVQFHGEQDHHDAAAIGPQRVIRVVWPERFASKAALQAYLDAWADSCRYFLCDSGVAGGGHGRELQSAVALQQIVFPRPWLLAGGIGAENVRKKITKFQPDGVDMNSGVENAPGEKNRGQLIAAVQTMRQSRSCVQLGE, via the coding sequence ATGGCAGACACGTTGCTGATCAAGGTCTGTGGGCTCAAGCGGCAGCAGGATGTTGAACTCTGCGGCGCCTTGGGCGTGGACATGGTGGGGTTTATTTTTCATGAGCCCTCTTTGCGCAGCATCCGGCCCGAGCAGGTCGCCGAGTTGCCGCGGGGACGATTTCTGCGGGTTGGGGTCGTAGTCCGGCAAAGGACAGCGGCGATCACTGATATCATGCACCGGGCCGAACTGGATCTGGTCCAGTTCCATGGCGAGCAGGATCACCACGACGCAGCGGCGATCGGGCCGCAGCGGGTCATCCGAGTGGTCTGGCCCGAGCGGTTTGCCTCCAAAGCGGCGTTACAGGCCTATCTGGATGCCTGGGCGGATTCGTGCCGGTACTTTCTGTGCGATAGCGGGGTTGCCGGTGGCGGGCACGGGCGGGAACTGCAGAGTGCCGTGGCCTTGCAGCAGATCGTTTTTCCCCGTCCTTGGCTGCTGGCCGGCGGAATTGGTGCAGAAAATGTTCGTAAAAAAATCACGAAATTCCAGCCAGATGGGGTAGATATGAACTCCGGTGTTGAAAACGCCCCCGGCGAAAAGAACAGGGGGCAGCTCATCGCCGCGGTCCAAACCATGCGCCAGAGCCGGTCATGCGTCCAGTTGGGGGAGTGA